CCAATTTTGGAGAGCAAATTTAAAAACTGAAACCGCTTAGGTATAGTAGCAAAAATTGGAAAATTTTACATTTTTTAGGCAACCCTTGGCAAAAATATTATTTAATCTCCTGATTTACTTGCGAAATGTTCGTTTACAGTGCAACTAGATTTTATAGATTGCCAGCGATATTTATTCAGGTTAACCTTGCCGTTACTTTGAAATTTAATTCCTTCTTCTGCCAATAAAACTTTCTGTAAATAATCATCGCCTTGACGCTGAAAAGAATAGGAAATTTCGCCCTTAGCATTAATTACTCTTTGCCAAGGAATATCATCTTCAATATCTACTCGAAAAAGAGCATATCCTACTAAACGAGCTTTACCATATAATCCTGCCAAATCAGCAATTTGTCCGTAGGTTGCTACTTTACCTGGGGGGATTTTACGGACAATCTCATAAATGCGATTGTATTGAGACATCTATCAATTTTTATCTCTGAAAAAGATTTACTGATTGTGAATACTATTGATTATTGATGATTAGTTAATAATTTAACTTTAAAGATTAATACTGTTACTTAATAGAATCCA
This genomic window from Coleofasciculaceae cyanobacterium contains:
- a CDS encoding MGMT family protein, whose protein sequence is MSQYNRIYEIVRKIPPGKVATYGQIADLAGLYGKARLVGYALFRVDIEDDIPWQRVINAKGEISYSFQRQGDDYLQKVLLAEEGIKFQSNGKVNLNKYRWQSIKSSCTVNEHFASKSGD